DNA sequence from the Pseudomonas tritici genome:
TTATAGTCATAAGGACTACAAGGAGTCTTTATGACTGCGCACTCATTGCTCACCACCCTGCTGCCTCTGGTCGCCGACCTGTCCCGCGAGCTGCCTGAAGGCGAGCGTTACCGCCGCCTGCTGCAAGCGATGCGCGCCCTGCTCCCTTGCGATGCCGCCGCGTTGTTGCGCCTGGACGGCGAATGGCTGGTGCCACTGGCCGTCGATGGCTTGAGCGCCGACACCTTGGGTCGACGCTTCAAGGTCAGCGAGCATCCGCGCTTTGCCGTGTTGCTGAGCAGCCCCGGCCCCACGCGCTTTGACAGTGACAGCGAATTGCCCGACCCCTATGACGGCTTGGTGGATGGCCTGCATGGCCACTTGGAAGTGCACGACTGCATGGGCTGCCCGCTGTTCGTCGACGACCAGCCCTGGGGCCTGCTGACCCTGGATGCCCTCGACACCGAGCGTTTCGAACGCGTGGAACTCGATGCCCTGCAAGCCTTCGCCAGCCTCGCCGCCGCCACCGTCAATGTAGCCGAGCGCATCGAGCGCCTGGCCTTGCGCGCCGAAGACGAACACCAGCGTGCCGAGATTTACCGCCAGGCCAGCGGCCAGCAGCACAAGGAAATGATCGGCCAAAGTAAAAGCCACAAGCGCCTGGTCGAGGAGATCAAATTGGTCGGTGGCAGCGACCTGACCGTACTGATCACTGGCGAAACCGGAGTGGGCAAGGAACTGGTGGCCCAGGCCATCCACGCCGCATCAACACGCGCGGACAAACCGCTGATCAGCCTCAATTGCGCCGCCCTGCCGGAAACCCTGGTGGAAAGCGAGCTGTTCGGCCATGTGCGCGGCGCCTTCACCGGCGCGTTGAATGAGCGCCGCGGCAAATTCGAACTGGCCAATGGCGGTACGTTGTTCCTGGATGAAGTGGGTGAGCTGTCACTGACAGTGCAAGCCAAGCTGCTGCGGGTACTGCAAAGCGGCCAGTTGCAGCGGCTGGGCTCGGACAAGGAACACCAAGTGGACGTTCGCCTGATCGCCGCCACCAACCGCGACCTGGCCTTTGAGGTGCGCAACGGCCGCTACCGCGCCGATTTTTACCACCGCCTCAGCGTGTACCCCCTGCAAGTACCGGCGCTGCGCGAACGCGGGCGCGATGTACTGCTGCTGGCCGGCTACTTCCTCGAACAGAACCGCTCGCGCATGGGCCTGGGCAGCTTGCGCCTGACCAGCGATGCCCAGGCGGCGCTGCTGGCCTATAACTGGCCGGGCAACGTGCGAGAGCTGGAACATTTGATCGGACGCAGCGCGCTGAAAGCCTTGGGAAACTGTCGCGAACGTCCGAGGATTTTAAGCTTGAGTGCCCAGGACCTCGACCTGCCCGATGTCAGCGCGCCGCAGATCGAAGAACAGACTGACATGGCGACCGCCGTCACCGGCGACCTGCGTCAGGCCACCGAGCACTACCAGCGCCAAATCATCAGCGCTTGCCTGGAGCGCCACCAGCACAACTGGGCCAGCGCCGCCCGCGAACTCGGCCTGGACCGCGCCAACCTCGGCCGAATGGCCAAACGCCTTGGAATGAAATAACCCAAACAACCCGCTCCCACATTTAGATTTGTTGTGCCTTAAAGACTGGGTTCACACGCTTCACCCTCCGAAACACCAACACATTCCCCACCATCACCAGCACCAACCCCACCAACGCCGGCGCCGTCCACTGATACCCCTCAACAAACGCCGACACATTCAGCGCCACCACCGGAAACAACACCGTGCAATACGCCGCACGCTCCGGCCCCATCCGCCCCACCAACGTCAGATAAGCCGTAAACCCAATCACCGACCCCGGAATCACCAGGTACCACAACGCCCCAACATACCGGGCGCTCCAGTCCATCTCGAACGGAATCCCGCGTACCAGGCAATACGTCGCCAACATCGCCGCGCCATACGCCATGCCCCAGGCATTGGTGGTCAACGGCCTGAGCCCGGCCTTCTGCTGCAAACTCGAGAGCATATTGCCCGCCGAGAAACACATTGTCCCCAGCAACGCCAACCCCAAGCCGAGCAAGGTCTGCGGACTGGCGGTATGCCCCACCAGTTCTGGCCAGAACAGCAAGCCCAGTCCCAGCAAGCCAAGGCCGCCGCCCATCAACACATTGCGCGCCACCCGCTGGCCGAAAAATACCCGGGCATTCAGCGCGTTCCACAGCGTAGCCGTGGAGAACACCACCGCCACCAACCCACTGGGAATCCACTGGCTGGCCGTAAGAAAGCACATGAAGTTGACGCAGAACAGGCACAGCCCTTGGGCCAGGCAGATCAAGTGCCCACGCCGGTTCATCACCTGCAACTTGCGGCTGAGCACCAACAGCGCAAACAACACCAGCGCCGCCAAGCCAAAGCGATAAACGATGGACACGGGGATGGCCACCACGCCCAGTTGCCACTTGAGGGCGATCCAGGTGGTGCCCCAGATCAGCACGGTGAGTAAATACAGGGAAAGGTTCATAGCGGGCTCCATCGGTTGAGCCACAGTGTGGCCCGCCCTCCGTGGCGCGCTCTTGCACAATCTTGCGCTTTTGTCGGACGACGGGATCACAGCGCCAACTGCGGGGAGTAGGATGCAAAGCGTCGGAGAGTACTCACCATGCCTGATCTGGAATCCCTGCAAGTCTTTCAAGCCCTTAATCGCTCGCCCAACGCACGCCTTGAGGCCTGCGCCGAGCTCGGTGACGGCTTGTCTGCGGCGTTGTGGAGCAACCACCATGACTCGCAGGATTACCAGGCGCCGAGCCATCACACGCTGTCGTGCTACATCGGCGGCGGCACCGGCACCTTTCGGCGTGACCAGCCGGGCACCAAGGGCGGGCCCGACAAGCTGTGCATCCTGCCCGCCGAGCATCAGTCGGCGTGGGTGATCAACGGCGAGATTCGCCTGGCCCACGTGTATTTCAGCCCGGAGCAGTTTGCGTTGGGCTGCATCACCCTGCTCGACCGCGAGCCCCGCACCTTGCACCTGCGCGAAAGCACCTTCCTGGAAGATGCCAGCCAGGCCCGGCGCTTTCATCAATTGATCGCGCTGAACTGGCACGAACCCGCCGAGCGCTTGCTGACCAGCAGCCTGGCCCATGAAATGCTCAGCCACACCCTGCTCAGCCAGGTGGGCGCGCGTGAAGGGCTGCGCCTGAAAGGCGGGTTGGCGGCGTACCAGCGACGACTGTTGGTGGACTACATCGATCACCACCTGGAAGACCCGATCAGCCTGGGCCAATTGGCCGGGATGTGCGCGCTGTCGGAGTACCATTTCGCGAGGATGTTCCGCCAGACGTTCGGCCTGCCGCCCCATCAATATTTGTTGGCGCGGCGATTGACCCGTGCCCAGGCGCTGCTGCGCAGCGGCGCCCTGCCCTTGGGCGAGATCGCCTTGATGTGCGGTTTCTCCAGCGCCAGCCACTTCACCCATCGCTTTCGCCAGGCCATGGGCGCCACACCCGGCGAGTATCGCCAGGCGTTCTGCGCTTAGATCATCAACCCCAGGGTCTTGGCCTTGGCCACCGCTTGCGTACGCCGCTCCACGCCGAGTTTGCTGTGGATGCGCCGCGCGTGGGTCTTGACGGTGTGCAGGGAGATAAACAGGCGGTCGGCGATTTCCAGGTTGGAGTTACCCAGGGCGATCAACTGCAGCACTTCCAGCTCGCGCTGGCTGAGTGGGTTCTCGACCGCTCCTGACGTTGAGGCTTGGGGCTCCATGCCCAGCTCGCTCAACAACCCCGGCGAGCGCAGCCGCAGCTCGCGAATCGCCTGCTGCACCTGGCAACGCTCCGCCAGCTCCAGCCCGGTTTGCAGCGAACGGCGCGCCAGTGAGGCGTCGCCGACTTGCCAAGCCACTTCGCCGAGCACCAAGTGCAGCTCGGTCTCCAGGCAGAGCATGCCGCGTTGGTGGGCGATGCCCAGCAAGGCCGTAAGCCGCGCTACGGGTTGCTCGGCACAGCCCAGTTTCACTTCCGCCAGTACCAGCAGGTATTCCAGACGCGGGATCAGTTCCAGGGTGGCCGGCGGCGCCTGCTTGGCCTCGGGCCCACGGAAATGGCGCAGTACGCGGCGCACTGCTTCTACGGTCAGGTCGGCGCGCCCCTGTTGCAACCAGAAATGCCCGCTGACCAACAGCAGCACCGCGCGATACACCCTGTCGGGCACCTGGCGTTGTTGCATCAGCCGTTCGGCTTCGCGCAGTTGGTCAAAGGCTTGGGCGTAGTCGCCACGATTGGCCGCCATCAGCGCCAAGCCGAGAAACCCGTAGAGCACGCGCTTGTCCTGGCTGTGCAGGCACACCTTCAAGCCTGTTTCGAAGCATTCGACCGCCAGGCTGTCTTGCCCCTGGCGCAACGCCAGATGCCCGCGCCGCAGGGCAATGCGCCCGACCAAGGGCCCGGCCTTGAGCCGCTGCTTGAGTAACATCGCCTGCACATTTTCCAGCAGGCTTTGCGCCCGATACGGCGCGCCGCGCTGCTCCAGCAATTGCGCGTGATCCAGTTCGAGCAAGGCCTCGAGCAGCAACGAACCATGGGCCCGGGCCAGGCACAACGCTTCACGGCTCAGGCTCTGGGCCACGTCCAACTCGCCACGCAGCAAGGCTTGCTGGGTCAGGCCCGACAAGCACATCAGCCGCGACGTCCAGGCACTGTCGGGCAAGGCTTGCAGCGCCTCCAGGAAATGTTCGCGAGAGCGCTCTGCATCGCCGCCCAAATGCAGCAGCCAGCCCCATTGCGCCTGCCAGCGCGCCAGCAGGTAGCGTTGTTGCGCCGCCGTCGGTTGCGGGGCGAACCGCGCAAGCTGGTCGATGCATTGCGCGGCCCTGTCGAAACGCCCGGCGAACAGCAATGCCGCCGTCACCAGCCCGACCAGTTGCGCCGAGCCGAGCATCAATTCATCGCCATGCTGCTCGTGCAAGCTCAACAGCAACACCGCGTTCTGCTGGCGGAACAGGTCCTCGAAACTGAAGTACTGCAACAGGCTCACCGCGACTTCATATTCTTCGGCCAGCAAGGCGTGCTCAAATGCCGCCTGCCAGTCCTGTTCGGCGGTGAACCATTGGCAGGCGCGCCGGTGCCAGGAGCGCTTGGCCGGCCAGGGCTCATCACGCATCAGCTGTGCCAGCGGCGGGAAAACCTGTAGCCAATCCGTGTCTTCCCAAGGCTGGATAAACGCGCCGAGGGCCTGCAAGTCCCGCAGGTATTGGACGCCGTCGCCAAAGCCGAACAGGTGCTCGCACAACCCCGTATTAAAGCGCGGCAGATGGGCCAACACGCGCCAGGCTTCGGCCAGCTCGGCCGGCAAGGTGCTGAACAGCTCGTGTTGCAAATAGTCGAGCAAGGTTTTGTCCGGGTGACCATCGCCGAGCAGCGCGATGCGCACACCGGCGCACCAGCCGGCGCTGAACTGCAACACACGGTCGACGGACTGCCCTGGCGCATGGCTGAGCAGTTGCTTGATTTCCTCAGGATCAAACGCCAACTCGGCGCCACACTCCAGCAACTCATCGTCGAGCAACAGCCGTGGCCAATTGCACGCCGGACGGCGCCGCGCCCCAAGCCACCAGCTCAACGCCGGGCTGCTGGCAGTGAGCAGGCGGTCGAGCAAGGCGTCGGTGTCGGGCGCGGGTAAGCGGCAGAAGTCATCGAGGAACACCCACGCCGAGGTGTGCCAGCGGCCAAGGTCCAGCAGCAACGTGGCTTCATCGGTGAATGGCAAGCCGAGGCTTTGTGCCAGGCGCAGGCACAGATCGAGAGGGCTGAGGGCAACACCATTGAGCGGCAACCAGTACACCTGGCAATCCTGGGGTGCCTGCAATGCGCACTCGGCGAGCAACGCACTTTTGCCACTGCCACCCGGCGCGCACAACAGCTTCACCCTGACCTGCGCCGCCAGCAAAGGCACCGCCAAGCGCGGGCGCAGCAGATGGTGGGCGGACAGCCGAGGCATGAATCCAGGACGGTCCAGGCAGCGTGTCATGGCGGTCATTGCTGCATCCTGCGTTTTTATTGTTATGCAACGTGGCGACTACCCTAGTCCTGTGGTCGGCGGTTGTTGAAGAAGTATTCAGCGGGGTGATTGAAGGGCATAAAATTCAAGGCATACACAAACCAATGTGGGAGCGGGCTTGCTCGCGAATGCGGTGGATCAGTCTAAGAATCCAGTGACTGACACTCCGCATTCGCGAGCAAGCCCGCTCCCACATTTGGATTATGTTTCAAATGGAGATCAGCGAACCCCCTCTGCCCTCAACGCCGCCGGCGTGTAATCCGCCGCCTTGGCATTGAACCCAAACACAAAACTGCTCTTCTCCTCGTTCTTCATCCCCAAGGCGATGTAGCGCCCGGCGATGATGTCGTACAGCGTCTCCACCGTGTAGGCGGGCACCTGGTGGTTGTAGTAGAACTGCGCATGCCCCTCGGCAACCCGCCACAGTTGGCCACGGCCGTCGTAGTGATCCACCAGTGCCACCTGCCAGCTGTCTTCGTCGATGTACATGTGGCGCTTGGCGTAGATGTGCCGCTCGCTCGGCTTGACCGTGCCAACCACTTCCCACACGCGGTGCAGCTCATAGCGGGTCAGGTCCTGGTTGATGTGGCCGGCCTTGATGATGTCGTCGTACTTGAGCGTCGGCTGGTCCAGCTTGTAGCTGTTGTAGGGGATGTACATCTCCTTCTTGCCCACCAGCTTCCAGTCATAACGGTCAGGCGCGCCGGAGAACATATCGAAGTTATCCGTGGTGCGCAGCCCATCGGATGCAGTACCCGGACCGTCATACGACACCTGCGGCGCACGGCGCACGCGGCGCTGGCCGGCGTTGTAGATCCAGGCCAGGCGCGGCTCCTTCACCTGGTCGAGGGTTTCGTGTACCAACAGCACGTTGCCCGCCAGCCGCGCCGGCGCCGTCACCGATTGCTTGAAAAAGCTCAGCACGTTGGCGGCCTTGGCCTGGTCCATGTCCGGGATCGCTTGCGGCACCGCCACTTCTTCTTCGAAGCGGATCGGCGTGTACCCGCCGTTGGTCTGCGGGGTGGCCTGGGTGATGATGCGGCGCAGGTTGCCACCGTGGTATCGGGTGATGTGGTTCCACAGCACTTCCACGCCATTCTTCGGAATCGGGAACGCGTAGTAGCGGTTGCCGGTGAAATTTTCCAGGCCATTACCGTCGTTGATGGCCTTGACGTTCAGCGCGCTGCGCTTGATCGACTCGTAGATCTCCGGCGGCAGATTGACCGTGCGGTGGCTTGGATACACCGGAATTTTATAGGTCTCGGGATAGCGCTTGAACATCGCTACCTGGCCGTCAGACAGCTTGTCTTTATATGTGTCGACGGTGGCGGCGGTGATCACGAACAATGGTTTTTCACTGGCGAACGGGTCGGCGAGGAAGCCCTTGCTGTCCACCGCACCGGCGTTTTTGGGAATGCCGCCAGTCCAGGCCGGGATCGAGCCATCGGCGTTGCCGGCTTTTTCGGCGCCCACCGGGGTCAGGGTGGTGCCCAGCTTGGCCGCCTCGTCCGGCGACACCGCCGCCATCACGTTGGCGGCCAACAGGCTGAGGGCCATTACCGCAATTATCTTACGCATAGAGTCTTGTCCTTCTTTAAGCCAAATCAGAAGTTCACGCCGAAGCTGAGGGCGAGGAAGTCGCGGTCGGTCAGGGTGTTGTAGTCGCCACCAAAGAAGTCGGTGTAGCTGAGGCTGGCGGTGTAGGTGTTGCGGTAGTCCGCATCGACCCCCGCACTGATCGCCTTGGCGCCTTTGTTGAACAGGCCGTTGGGGCCGTAGCCGGCGACGTCATGGGACCAGGACAGGTTGGGCTTGAGGTTGATCCCGGCGATCACGTTGTTGTAGTCAAGGATCGCTCGCGCGCGGTAACCCCAGGAGGTGGACGTGACAAAGCCATCGGTGTCGCCTTCGAAACCATAAGCGCCGTACACCGAGTCGCGGCCGTAACGCAGTTTGGATTTATCCTCTAGGCCCCCGACGTGCACGATGGCCGCTTCGCCCACCAGCGTCAGGCGTTCAGCGCCGAGTACCTGGTCGAAAAATTGGGTCATGCTGCTTTGGATCTGGGTGATTTCCTTGCGGCGGTAGCCTTTGTTGTCAGAACCGAAGTTGCTGCGGATAGGTGAGGCGAGCTGGCCTGCGACGGGGTTGATCAGGGCCAGGGTCAGGTCGGTGGTATTGAGTTGCACCGGAGCATTTGGGCGGTAGCTGATCTCTCCGGTCCACGCCGTGCCGGTGGGCAAGGTGGTGGAAAAACTGGCCCCGAACAGGCGAATATCTTCCGGGTAGTCGAGGTAGTACTGGCCGCGGCCGAGCATCAGGCTCTGCACCAGGCCCGCACCGGAGCCCGGCGCAATGGCGTTGGCGGTGCCGGAGATCGCGCCGAGTGTCGCCAAGTTGGTGTTGTTGGTGATGGTGCCCACGATCGGTGAACGGCTGTGGTAGTTCATGAAGTACAGGCCGTACTCGGTGTCATCCCCCAGCCAACGCAAGGCCGTACCGAACTGGCCGGAATCCCGCGCATCGCGGTCACCGGCGCGACGTACGATCACGCCTTCATTGGTCGCGCCAAACCCTTGGCCGAACGCCGCCGCCACAGGTTGCAACGGCCTGATCGCCGGGTTCCCGACGGTGTAGTTGTTGGTGCAACCATCCGCCGCCACATCGCTGCCAAAAAAAGTGCCGCAGTTATCCAGCACCGTCTGGTCCCATTCCAGCTGGTAGAACCCTTCTACGGTCAGTTGGCTGGTCAGGCTTTGTGAAGCGAACAGCATGTTGACCGGGATCAGCCCTTCCTTGATCTCGGCACCCGGGCGACGGAAGGCAGACACGTCAATAGGGTTGATGCTGTTGATGGAGTTGCCGATGAAAGTACTTTCACCCCAGCTCACCACTTGCTTACCCGCGCGCACGGTGCCCGGCAGATCGCCCAGTGAGTAGTTGTGATAAACGAAGGCATCGAGGATCTGCGCACCGCTGGACTTGGCGCCTTCCTTGCGGTTGTGGTCGCTGATCTGCTTGAACTCGCGATCTTCGTCCTTGAGTTCGAAGTCGTACCAGTATTTGCCACGGACAAACACGCCCGTGTCGCCGTACTTCAATTCAAGGTCGTGCAGGCCTTTGAAGATTTTCGAGAAGGTCTCGCCCTTCTTGAAGTTCAGGCGCCCGTCATCCCCGGTGGAAGCCTGGCCGGTGCCGCCATTGACGGTGCCCACCAGTTTTTTGTCCGCATCGCGCATGCCCCAACTCGCGCCCACCGACAGCGAGGAATCGAATTGCCCTTCGATCTCGCCAATGTTGAATGAAACAGCCTGTGCCTGCGCACAGCAACCCAACGCAACCGCAGCGGCCAGCGCCTGTGGCCTGAAGATGGCGCGCATTGTTGTTCTTGTCATGCGTCTTCCCCGGTGAGTGACAGAAGGCCCCACCCTACTGCCGCCCATCAGGAGGGATAAGCGCACCAAGGAGGGATTCGTGTTGTCGCTCGAAAGGATTACCGGGCGCTCTGGCGTGGGTCTGCGCGCGGGCATGCACCGTGTGGATGGCGGGTTATCAGGAAGATGGATGGAGCACGTTAGAACTGTTGCTGATTCAGCAACAGTCCTTGTCATGAATCGGCATTACTCATTTTGTTACTAACGGCTATTCTTGCCGGGCTTTCAGGGCAAACGGCCCGCTTCCCCGACCGGAAGAAAAGCGAGATTTAAATGGATTGATGACTGTTTTCAATCCGTTACCGGTGTTCACTGACGTTGATTTG
Encoded proteins:
- a CDS encoding DUF1329 domain-containing protein — translated: MRKIIAVMALSLLAANVMAAVSPDEAAKLGTTLTPVGAEKAGNADGSIPAWTGGIPKNAGAVDSKGFLADPFASEKPLFVITAATVDTYKDKLSDGQVAMFKRYPETYKIPVYPSHRTVNLPPEIYESIKRSALNVKAINDGNGLENFTGNRYYAFPIPKNGVEVLWNHITRYHGGNLRRIITQATPQTNGGYTPIRFEEEVAVPQAIPDMDQAKAANVLSFFKQSVTAPARLAGNVLLVHETLDQVKEPRLAWIYNAGQRRVRRAPQVSYDGPGTASDGLRTTDNFDMFSGAPDRYDWKLVGKKEMYIPYNSYKLDQPTLKYDDIIKAGHINQDLTRYELHRVWEVVGTVKPSERHIYAKRHMYIDEDSWQVALVDHYDGRGQLWRVAEGHAQFYYNHQVPAYTVETLYDIIAGRYIALGMKNEEKSSFVFGFNAKAADYTPAALRAEGVR
- the norR gene encoding nitric oxide reductase transcriptional regulator NorR, with product MTAHSLLTTLLPLVADLSRELPEGERYRRLLQAMRALLPCDAAALLRLDGEWLVPLAVDGLSADTLGRRFKVSEHPRFAVLLSSPGPTRFDSDSELPDPYDGLVDGLHGHLEVHDCMGCPLFVDDQPWGLLTLDALDTERFERVELDALQAFASLAAATVNVAERIERLALRAEDEHQRAEIYRQASGQQHKEMIGQSKSHKRLVEEIKLVGGSDLTVLITGETGVGKELVAQAIHAASTRADKPLISLNCAALPETLVESELFGHVRGAFTGALNERRGKFELANGGTLFLDEVGELSLTVQAKLLRVLQSGQLQRLGSDKEHQVDVRLIAATNRDLAFEVRNGRYRADFYHRLSVYPLQVPALRERGRDVLLLAGYFLEQNRSRMGLGSLRLTSDAQAALLAYNWPGNVRELEHLIGRSALKALGNCRERPRILSLSAQDLDLPDVSAPQIEEQTDMATAVTGDLRQATEHYQRQIISACLERHQHNWASAARELGLDRANLGRMAKRLGMK
- a CDS encoding DUF1302 domain-containing protein: MTRTTMRAIFRPQALAAAVALGCCAQAQAVSFNIGEIEGQFDSSLSVGASWGMRDADKKLVGTVNGGTGQASTGDDGRLNFKKGETFSKIFKGLHDLELKYGDTGVFVRGKYWYDFELKDEDREFKQISDHNRKEGAKSSGAQILDAFVYHNYSLGDLPGTVRAGKQVVSWGESTFIGNSINSINPIDVSAFRRPGAEIKEGLIPVNMLFASQSLTSQLTVEGFYQLEWDQTVLDNCGTFFGSDVAADGCTNNYTVGNPAIRPLQPVAAAFGQGFGATNEGVIVRRAGDRDARDSGQFGTALRWLGDDTEYGLYFMNYHSRSPIVGTITNNTNLATLGAISGTANAIAPGSGAGLVQSLMLGRGQYYLDYPEDIRLFGASFSTTLPTGTAWTGEISYRPNAPVQLNTTDLTLALINPVAGQLASPIRSNFGSDNKGYRRKEITQIQSSMTQFFDQVLGAERLTLVGEAAIVHVGGLEDKSKLRYGRDSVYGAYGFEGDTDGFVTSTSWGYRARAILDYNNVIAGINLKPNLSWSHDVAGYGPNGLFNKGAKAISAGVDADYRNTYTASLSYTDFFGGDYNTLTDRDFLALSFGVNF
- a CDS encoding LuxR C-terminal-related transcriptional regulator gives rise to the protein MTAMTRCLDRPGFMPRLSAHHLLRPRLAVPLLAAQVRVKLLCAPGGSGKSALLAECALQAPQDCQVYWLPLNGVALSPLDLCLRLAQSLGLPFTDEATLLLDLGRWHTSAWVFLDDFCRLPAPDTDALLDRLLTASSPALSWWLGARRRPACNWPRLLLDDELLECGAELAFDPEEIKQLLSHAPGQSVDRVLQFSAGWCAGVRIALLGDGHPDKTLLDYLQHELFSTLPAELAEAWRVLAHLPRFNTGLCEHLFGFGDGVQYLRDLQALGAFIQPWEDTDWLQVFPPLAQLMRDEPWPAKRSWHRRACQWFTAEQDWQAAFEHALLAEEYEVAVSLLQYFSFEDLFRQQNAVLLLSLHEQHGDELMLGSAQLVGLVTAALLFAGRFDRAAQCIDQLARFAPQPTAAQQRYLLARWQAQWGWLLHLGGDAERSREHFLEALQALPDSAWTSRLMCLSGLTQQALLRGELDVAQSLSREALCLARAHGSLLLEALLELDHAQLLEQRGAPYRAQSLLENVQAMLLKQRLKAGPLVGRIALRRGHLALRQGQDSLAVECFETGLKVCLHSQDKRVLYGFLGLALMAANRGDYAQAFDQLREAERLMQQRQVPDRVYRAVLLLVSGHFWLQQGRADLTVEAVRRVLRHFRGPEAKQAPPATLELIPRLEYLLVLAEVKLGCAEQPVARLTALLGIAHQRGMLCLETELHLVLGEVAWQVGDASLARRSLQTGLELAERCQVQQAIRELRLRSPGLLSELGMEPQASTSGAVENPLSQRELEVLQLIALGNSNLEIADRLFISLHTVKTHARRIHSKLGVERRTQAVAKAKTLGLMI
- a CDS encoding DMT family transporter, which encodes MNLSLYLLTVLIWGTTWIALKWQLGVVAIPVSIVYRFGLAALVLFALLVLSRKLQVMNRRGHLICLAQGLCLFCVNFMCFLTASQWIPSGLVAVVFSTATLWNALNARVFFGQRVARNVLMGGGLGLLGLGLLFWPELVGHTASPQTLLGLGLALLGTMCFSAGNMLSSLQQKAGLRPLTTNAWGMAYGAAMLATYCLVRGIPFEMDWSARYVGALWYLVIPGSVIGFTAYLTLVGRMGPERAAYCTVLFPVVALNVSAFVEGYQWTAPALVGLVLVMVGNVLVFRRVKRVNPVFKAQQI
- a CDS encoding helix-turn-helix domain-containing protein, with product MPDLESLQVFQALNRSPNARLEACAELGDGLSAALWSNHHDSQDYQAPSHHTLSCYIGGGTGTFRRDQPGTKGGPDKLCILPAEHQSAWVINGEIRLAHVYFSPEQFALGCITLLDREPRTLHLRESTFLEDASQARRFHQLIALNWHEPAERLLTSSLAHEMLSHTLLSQVGAREGLRLKGGLAAYQRRLLVDYIDHHLEDPISLGQLAGMCALSEYHFARMFRQTFGLPPHQYLLARRLTRAQALLRSGALPLGEIALMCGFSSASHFTHRFRQAMGATPGEYRQAFCA